The Christiangramia flava JLT2011 region TTCTATAAGTTCCTTTAAATTTATTTCAATAGTTCTAGCTATGGATGTTACAGCTGTGTCGGTTGGTTGGTTTTCAAAAGGATCTTGTATTTGATACGCTATTTTTTCTAAAAGAAAAAAAGGAATTGCAATCGCAATTAATAATGGTATATGTATAAAGTCATGAAATTCAGACAATGAATTAGACATGGACAAGGAAAGTAAAATCAAAAACAGATAAATGAATAATCTTAAAGTTAACCTATACGTTTTTGGGAAAAACGTATTTTTTATACGCTCCGATCGCCCCATAGAAGTACAAAGCCTTTGCATTGTACTTTCTATCTGAATCTCGTGAAACTCACTAATCATTTCTTTTTTACGCAATTTTTTTAGATCATCGTAATGCAAGTCTAACAACATCACTGGTATATTGCTTTTATCGTTCACAAGAATATACTCTTCTTCTGATATAAACTCTTTCGAGTATTTCATTACCTCTTGTCTGCGTAGATTTTGACCAAGTGCATAACACCATGAAATTTGACGATATGCCATTTTGTTCAGAATGATTTTTCCAGCCTCATTATCTGCTTGAATAAACGTTTTAAGCTGCATAACTAGAGACCTGGAATCATTCACAATGGCACCCCATATTTTTTCTAGCTTCCCACCACCTATCATATGACTGGCTCAATTTAAATGAGAGAATCAAAGAAATTGATGTGCCAAAAAAAGCACTAAAAGAAATGGGTAGTTTAAAGTCTATAAAATTGGAAGAAATTAAATGTATGACGGTTGCAAATGCTGAAATTATCAAAATATCAACAATAATCATTTTAAAGGGATAGTAAAGTGGTATTCTTTTATTTATAATCATGATTTTCTAAACTTGTTATACTGTTAGCTTTTAAAATTTATAAAAGAGGAGCAACCACAACTGACCTTTGTTTTTGCTCTCCATAGTTTCACACATATAGGTAAGTTCCAACCTTATTTTATGAGTAAAAACATAACCCAGTCCTACAGCGAGCCAATCACAATCAAATAGTATAATTCCCCCGATATTAGGACAGTAAGTTAAGTTTAATTTTTAACCTTAAATTTACTGTGTCATGAGTAGAAGAACTAATAGAAATGGGATGCATCTGAATATTCAATTATACATAAGGAGAAACCTTGTTTCGTTAGGTCTATTTTAAGCTGTCCTTTAATTTTGACATCCAATTAATTACCACCTTCTTCTCGGTTTTTGAAAAAGAGGCATCTCTATGGATTAAAGTATAAGAGAAGAGTGGCATGCCGTCACTTTCGATTTCACTAATAATGGACTTCAATTTGCTGTTTTTCTTTCTATTAGAATATGTGCCCCATTCATTAAAATTAAGTTGTGATTTTCCTTCTACAACATGGCTTTCTAAAAACCAAGCTACAGGTTGCACTTTATTGTACCAAGGATATGCAGTATTATTACTATGACAATTATAGCAGCTAACCTGCAACTTATTATTTATAGTTTTTGGTACGTTATTAACAGTCATAAAATCAGATTCAGGAATTGTGTCACTTTGATTGCGCATTGTGGGCACAAATTGGA contains the following coding sequences:
- a CDS encoding heme-binding domain-containing protein; translated protein: MKILKKIALVLLIVLVGIQFVPTMRNQSDTIPESDFMTVNNVPKTINNKLQVSCYNCHSNNTAYPWYNKVQPVAWFLESHVVEGKSQLNFNEWGTYSNRKKNSKLKSIISEIESDGMPLFSYTLIHRDASFSKTEKKVVINWMSKLKDSLK
- a CDS encoding bestrophin family ion channel; this encodes MIGGGKLEKIWGAIVNDSRSLVMQLKTFIQADNEAGKIILNKMAYRQISWCYALGQNLRRQEVMKYSKEFISEEEYILVNDKSNIPVMLLDLHYDDLKKLRKKEMISEFHEIQIESTMQRLCTSMGRSERIKNTFFPKTYRLTLRLFIYLFLILLSLSMSNSLSEFHDFIHIPLLIAIAIPFFLLEKIAYQIQDPFENQPTDTAVTSIARTIEINLKELIEDETIPEPFKPEKFYIM
- a CDS encoding bestrophin family ion channel, with amino-acid sequence MIINKRIPLYYPFKMIIVDILIISAFATVIHLISSNFIDFKLPISFSAFFGTSISLILSFKLSQSYDRWWEARKNMGCHCE